A portion of the Hoplias malabaricus isolate fHopMal1 chromosome 1, fHopMal1.hap1, whole genome shotgun sequence genome contains these proteins:
- the phex gene encoding phosphate-regulating neutral endopeptidase PHEX, protein MEMEILNGRGTKQSAAPTTLMKAALTASVCVCLALLITVIAVSQKTSNEEYCLTTECIEAAGSILKKMDLSVQPCDDFYQYSCGGWLKENPIPEDSSSYGIYPWLRQNVDLKLKELLEQPTTDNDIEAVKKAKVLYRSCMNETALELLDAKPLLKELRKADFRWPVLGTARGTDMHWDEAKFDLLKTLAHIRTQHSKSVLLRLYVSPDDKNSQRYIIKLDQASLVLSREDYITNTTEAQANREALWRLMVDVSVMLGADEQAAESQMKAVLDFEIKLAQITIPFENRTSESMYNKYSLSKLQRTIPEFNWLSFVKATIDSKLYPDLTIMSSEQVIVRAPQYLKDLFKLLNVTDTRTVANYVVWRSVLSRITTLSRRFLYRYLDFARVTTGTTSLTPRWDKCVNYVEGTLMYATGRLFVQKHFQEDKKHMMEELIEGIRWAFIDMLEKENDWMDGETKKKAIEKAHAVLAKVGYPEFILNDTYINEDIKRLSFSEKDYFGNVMQTLSFIAQADIGWLRKSVPRTEWFTNPTTVNAFYSSSTNQIRFPAGELQKPFFWGLKYPRSLSYGAIGVIVGHELTHGFDNNGRKYDKDGNLDQWWSNASITSFNEKTQCMIDQYNGYHWKEAGLKVRGKRTLAENIADNGGMREAFRAYRRWVQKERSGVEEPLLPGVGLNNNQLFFLSYAHVRCNSYRPEAARDQIVSGAHSPPKYRVIGAMSNYEEFHKAFNCPATSVMNRGSESCRVW, encoded by the exons ATGGAGATGGAGATATTGAACGGAAGGGGCACAAAGCAGAGTGCGGCCCCCACTACCCTCATGAAAGCGGCCCTTacagcctctgtgtgtgtctgccttGCTTTACTGATCACTGTCATTGCAG tTTCACAGAAGACGAGTAATGAAGAATACTGCCTCACGACAGAGTGCATTGAAGCAG CCGGCTCCATCCTCAAGAAGATGGACCTCAGCGTCCAGCCTTGTGATGATTTCTACCAGTATTCCTGTGGAGGTTGGCTCAAAGAAAACCCAATTCCCGAAGATTCCTCAAGTTATGGGATTTATCCCTGGCTCCGACAGAACGTGGATCTCAAGTTGAAAG AGCTGTTGGAGCAACCCACTACAGACAATGACATAGAAGCTGTGAAAAAGGCCAAGGTGCTGTATCGCTCCTGCATGAACGAGA CTGCTCTTGAGTTGCTGGACGCTAAGCCTCTGTTGAAGGAGCTGAGAAAGGCAGACTTCCGTTGGCCTGTACTGGGCACTGCACGGGGGACTGATATGCATTGGGATGAGGCAAAGTTTGATCTGCTGAAGACGCTAGCTCATATCCGCACTCAGCACAGTAAATCAGTCCTGCTGCGGCTCTATGTCTCGCCAGATGACAAGAACTCACAGCGCTACATCATCAAG CTGGATCAGGCATCCTTGGTTTTATCCAGAGAGGATTACATCACCAACACCACTGAGGCACAGGCT AACCGAGAGGCTCTTTGGCGTCTGATGGTAGACGTGTCAGTGATGCTGGGAGCTGATGAGCAGGCAGCAGAGTCTCAGATGAAGGCGGTGCTTGACTTTGAGATTAAACTGGCTCAG ATAACGATCCCCTTTGAGAACCGAACCAGTGAGAGCATGTACAACAAATACAGCCTGTCCAAACTGCAGCGCACAATTCCAGAG tTTAACTGGCTGAGTTTTGTGAAAGCAACAATTGACTCTAAGCTGTATCCAGATTTGACCATCATGTCTTCTGAGCAAGTTATAGTGCGCGCTCCTCAATATCTGAAGGATCTCTTTAAGCTCCTCAATGTCACTGACAccag GACAGTGGCCAACTACGTGGTGTGGAGGTCAGTCCTGTCCAGAATCACCACCCTCAGCAGACGCTTCCTCTACCGATATCTGGACTTTGCTCGA GTCACCACAGGAACGACGTCCCTCACTCCTCGCTGGGATAAGTGTGTGAATTATGTGGAGGGAACGCTCATGTACGCCACCGGACGCCTCTTTgttcaaaaacactttcaggagGATAAGAAACATATG aTGGAGGAGCTGATCGAGGGGATCCGGTGGGCCTTTATTGACATGCTGGAGAAAGAGAACGACTGGATGGATggggaaacaaagaaaaaagccATAGAGAAG GCCCATGCTGTCCTGGCTAAAGTGGGCTACCCAGAGTTCATCCTGAATGACACCTACATCAACGAGGACATTAAACGG TTATCATTCTCAGAGAAGGATTACTTTGGGAATGTGATGCAGACTTTGAGCTTCATCGCTCAGGCGGATATTGGCTGGCTCCGGAAGAGCGTTCCTCGCACCGA GTGGTTCACCAATCCTACCACTGTCAACGCCTTCTACAGCTCCTCCACCAATCAGATCA GGTTTCCAGCAGGAGAGCTTCAGAAGCCATTCTTCTGGGGACTTAAGTACCCTCG GTCATTAAGTTATGGAGCAATTGGTGTAATTGTTGGGCATGAACTCACTCATGGATTTGACAATAACG GGCGGAAATATGACAAAGACGGAAATCTGGATCAATGGTGGAGCAATGCATCGATCACTTCGTTCAATGAAAAAACACAGTGCATGATTGACCAGTACAATGGCTACCACTGGAAAGAGGCGGGACTAAAG GTCCGAGGGAAAAGGACCCTGGCCGAGAACATTGCTGATAATGGTGGCATGCGGGAAGCATTCAGG GCCTACAGGAGGTGGGTTCAGAAGGAAAGGTCGGGGGTGGAGGAGCCGTTACTGCCAGGAGTGGGACTGAACAACAATCAGCTTTTCTTCCTCAGCTACGCTCAC GTGCGCTGTAATTCCTACAGGCCGGAGGCAGCAAGAGACCAGATTGTTAGTGGAGCCCACAGCCCTCCAAAATACAG GGTTATTGGAGCGATGAGTAACTACGAGGAGTTTCACAAAGCCTTCAACTGCCCGGCGACGTCAGTCATGAACCGAGGGTCCGAGTCCTGCCGGGTCTGGTAG